A single window of Leptospira koniambonensis DNA harbors:
- a CDS encoding PAS domain-containing sensor histidine kinase: MNQENTLTTETSSQYRTLFEHQPLAAFLVEADGTIALVNQKFEDISGRKKSEIEGRMKWSQFAHPDDTESLTDAFIDRFRHEVPKVFSARTRLLSANGYKKVYVRANRIPTEEGRVLVQIQELDEEGLLKDYSLEDSDYRWRSFLMEGMDFVVIMDLNGNVLFINKTFTGIPADEIQGKNFFEVLKTSDALKLQSVIARVLNTGKPEAFEEWSSFTGKRSHYYIRISPVTKQGEISAILLAISDTTQQKESDSDRLRRMESQRHRQKLEALGTLAAGVAHEINNPLTGILNYAELVRTQVEENESLSKNMEVIIRESERISGIVRSLLGFAHKEEGIKAHVSTGEILYSSIQLLLPFLVRDGIKIEGLDSLVDADSEIPLVIGEPQKLKQVFLNLITNARDSLNEKYSFETDRKKIKVSQSIFQKGDTRFVRITVKDWGLGIDEENLNRIFDPFFTTKPTTVGTGLGLSVSYEIIREMGGEVEVESSEDEFATFHILIPASEKIS; the protein is encoded by the coding sequence TTGAATCAAGAAAATACATTAACTACTGAAACTTCTTCCCAGTATCGTACTCTATTCGAACACCAACCTTTGGCCGCTTTTTTAGTAGAAGCAGATGGGACAATCGCCTTAGTAAACCAAAAGTTCGAAGATATCTCCGGAAGGAAAAAATCAGAGATAGAAGGAAGGATGAAATGGTCTCAGTTCGCTCATCCAGATGATACAGAAAGCCTGACAGATGCATTCATAGATAGATTTAGACATGAAGTCCCAAAAGTGTTTTCCGCAAGAACAAGACTCCTTTCTGCAAATGGATATAAAAAAGTATATGTAAGAGCGAATCGTATTCCAACGGAAGAAGGTAGAGTTCTTGTTCAGATACAAGAGTTGGATGAAGAAGGTCTTTTAAAAGATTATTCCTTAGAAGATTCTGATTATCGCTGGCGTTCATTCCTCATGGAAGGAATGGATTTTGTGGTGATCATGGACTTGAATGGGAATGTATTATTTATTAATAAAACATTCACAGGAATCCCTGCAGACGAGATCCAAGGTAAAAACTTTTTCGAAGTATTAAAAACTTCTGATGCATTAAAACTACAATCAGTTATTGCTAGAGTATTAAATACCGGAAAGCCGGAAGCATTCGAAGAATGGAGTAGCTTCACTGGCAAAAGAAGTCATTATTATATAAGAATTTCTCCTGTGACTAAACAAGGAGAGATCAGTGCCATCTTACTTGCTATCTCTGATACCACTCAACAAAAAGAATCTGATTCAGATCGTTTGAGAAGAATGGAATCCCAAAGACATCGCCAAAAATTAGAAGCTCTGGGAACATTGGCCGCTGGTGTGGCACACGAGATCAATAATCCACTTACTGGTATTTTAAATTACGCAGAACTTGTTCGCACCCAAGTAGAAGAGAACGAATCCCTTTCTAAAAACATGGAGGTTATTATCCGTGAAAGTGAAAGAATTTCTGGCATCGTAAGAAGTCTATTAGGTTTTGCTCATAAAGAAGAAGGTATCAAGGCCCACGTATCTACTGGAGAAATTTTATATTCTTCTATCCAACTTTTACTTCCTTTTCTTGTCCGAGATGGGATCAAGATAGAAGGACTGGATAGTTTGGTGGACGCTGACTCCGAGATCCCACTCGTGATCGGAGAACCCCAAAAATTAAAACAAGTTTTTCTAAATTTGATCACTAATGCGAGAGATTCTCTGAACGAAAAATATTCATTCGAGACGGATCGTAAGAAGATCAAAGTTTCTCAGTCCATCTTCCAAAAAGGAGATACTCGTTTTGTCCGGATCACAGTTAAGGATTGGGGACTCGGGATAGACGAAGAGAATCTGAATCGAATTTTTGATCCTTTCTTCACCACAAAACCAACCACGGTCGGAACAGGGCTTGGGCTTTCAGTAAGCTATGAGATTATCCGGGAAATGGGAGGAGAGGTTGAGGTAGAAAGCTCCGAAGATGAGTTTGCTACATTTCATATCTTGATCCCTGCTTCGGAAAAGATTTCTTGA
- a CDS encoding FKBP-type peptidyl-prolyl cis-trans isomerase — MNLKRIYILTAILISAFVLSLGVFAQNGLVIKDIKKGTGKEAFNGSNVTVHYTGWLTNGKKFDSSKDRGTPFRFDLGAGQVIRGWDKGVQGMKEGGVRKLTIPPELGYGSAGAGGSIPPNSTLIFEVELIKVY, encoded by the coding sequence ATGAATTTAAAAAGAATTTATATATTAACTGCAATTTTAATCTCAGCATTCGTTTTGAGCCTGGGTGTATTCGCTCAAAACGGTCTGGTGATTAAAGACATCAAAAAGGGAACAGGAAAAGAGGCCTTCAATGGGTCTAACGTTACCGTTCATTATACCGGTTGGCTTACCAATGGAAAAAAATTCGACAGCTCCAAAGACAGAGGAACTCCTTTCCGTTTTGATCTGGGCGCTGGACAAGTGATCCGCGGTTGGGACAAAGGAGTCCAAGGTATGAAAGAAGGTGGGGTCCGTAAATTGACAATCCCTCCTGAATTAGGCTACGGAAGTGCCGGAGCTGGGGGGAGTATTCCTCCAAATTCTACTCTGATCTTCGAAGTGGAATTGATCAAAGTATACTGA
- a CDS encoding RNA recognition motif domain-containing protein produces the protein MKISVGNLPQEWKEEDLEKLFSKYGKAEHVSIKKDKLTGRSLGYGSLELEDGAAKKALEALNKYEVSGKVITVVDADEWKKEFDKKQSVKGGPSNNKVHGSQTTGGFGSSVRRTGGRGK, from the coding sequence ATGAAGATTTCAGTGGGCAATCTTCCCCAGGAATGGAAGGAAGAAGATTTGGAAAAATTATTCTCCAAATATGGAAAAGCCGAACATGTTTCCATCAAAAAGGATAAACTCACGGGACGTTCTTTGGGTTACGGTTCTTTAGAATTGGAAGATGGGGCAGCAAAAAAAGCCCTGGAAGCTTTAAATAAGTACGAGGTTTCCGGAAAAGTTATAACGGTAGTCGACGCCGACGAATGGAAAAAAGAATTCGATAAAAAACAATCCGTGAAAGGCGGGCCAAGTAACAATAAGGTGCATGGAAGCCAGACCACGGGCGGTTTCGGAAGTTCCGTCAGACGTACTGGAGGTAGAGGAAAATGA
- a CDS encoding inorganic phosphate transporter: protein MDIFLIIVVVMAVLGVMDLLVGVSNDAVNFTNSAVGSRAASRKIILIVSAFGIMLGALSSSGMMEVARKGIFHPEFFSLAELMFLFLAVMVSDIILLDLYNTLGLPTSTTVSLVFELLGASLVLAILKSDSLNDAFKIINSESALKIIFGIALSVILAFFAGLILMFFFRLIFSFRLEKTMKWFGGIFSGLAVTVVIFFILLTAMKGSTFLSKDVLAWIQTNFKTILVLSFIGFSILFQILIVSKINVLKIVVLFGTAALAMAFASNDLVNFIGVPIASLQTHELIKSANWDANTMASGLGKEVLTDNRLLIGAALIMIIALFKSKKAETVTRTEVSLGSQGETIEAYQSSLVARVFVQIAVGIYYPIKRFLPSFLRNWIGSRFKQSGTLELVRLHESDAFDLLRASVNILIASALILVGTIEKLPLSTTFVTFMVAMGTSLADGAWQKENAVNRVSGVLTVVGGWFMTAIFASFTGGFIAALFYYFGFAAVVVVLVFTFFLVLAFNRIHKKRKAEYDENLEKLLLLTKHPEKALSKSLSSLLGNLLLAKKAMNTLSSGYIGGKKKDFKQASKILKNLKKNYESSISGFLSLVDRHFDESDFQSIHPFTNALGYIDRITENLANIHRNTSEKIDRFQTGLTKDEREDLKELRKLAEDLFELLAQSDKVPGLVEKARSGKKVKELSDIKVRIYKNQMKRIRKGDSKLKSSVAYFLVIEELVDINENLFALAEELVWVLPWIETKKKQFAKGNFGPSKLEFPKSKTKKKKKK, encoded by the coding sequence ATGGATATCTTCTTAATCATAGTAGTGGTCATGGCTGTACTCGGAGTAATGGACTTACTCGTCGGAGTTTCTAATGACGCAGTGAACTTCACGAATTCAGCAGTCGGCTCTAGAGCGGCCTCCAGAAAAATTATCCTAATCGTTTCTGCATTCGGTATCATGCTCGGGGCCTTAAGTTCCAGCGGAATGATGGAAGTCGCAAGAAAAGGAATTTTTCATCCTGAATTTTTTAGCTTAGCGGAGTTAATGTTCTTATTTTTGGCTGTGATGGTCTCGGACATCATCCTTCTGGACTTATACAATACATTAGGACTTCCTACCTCCACTACTGTATCCTTGGTTTTTGAATTATTAGGTGCCTCCTTGGTCCTTGCTATTCTCAAATCTGATTCATTAAACGACGCATTCAAGATCATAAACTCAGAGTCAGCTTTAAAGATCATATTCGGGATCGCACTCTCTGTGATACTCGCATTCTTTGCGGGACTGATACTAATGTTCTTCTTCCGATTGATATTCAGTTTCCGTTTAGAAAAAACAATGAAATGGTTCGGAGGAATTTTCTCAGGACTCGCGGTCACAGTTGTGATCTTCTTCATTCTACTGACTGCGATGAAAGGATCCACTTTCTTAAGCAAAGATGTATTAGCCTGGATCCAAACAAATTTTAAGACCATTCTGGTTTTAAGTTTTATAGGATTTTCCATCCTATTCCAGATACTGATCGTATCTAAAATAAATGTCCTAAAGATCGTAGTATTATTCGGAACTGCAGCACTTGCAATGGCATTTGCAAGTAATGACTTAGTGAACTTTATTGGAGTTCCAATCGCAAGTTTACAAACCCACGAACTGATCAAATCGGCAAACTGGGATGCAAATACAATGGCATCCGGTTTAGGAAAAGAAGTCTTAACTGATAATAGACTTCTGATAGGTGCCGCACTCATCATGATCATCGCATTATTCAAATCCAAGAAGGCAGAAACTGTAACCAGAACTGAAGTAAGTCTAGGCTCTCAAGGAGAAACTATAGAAGCTTATCAGTCTAGTTTAGTCGCAAGAGTATTTGTCCAAATCGCAGTCGGTATCTATTATCCTATCAAAAGATTTTTGCCTTCTTTCCTCCGAAATTGGATCGGATCTAGATTCAAACAAAGTGGGACCTTAGAATTAGTTCGTCTGCATGAAAGCGATGCATTCGATCTATTAAGAGCATCCGTAAACATACTCATCGCTTCTGCACTCATTCTTGTTGGAACAATCGAAAAACTTCCTTTATCTACCACATTCGTAACCTTCATGGTGGCAATGGGAACCTCTCTTGCAGATGGAGCTTGGCAGAAAGAAAATGCAGTCAACCGAGTAAGTGGAGTTCTAACAGTTGTAGGTGGATGGTTTATGACTGCGATATTCGCCTCCTTCACGGGTGGATTTATCGCGGCCCTATTCTATTACTTTGGATTTGCAGCAGTCGTAGTAGTTTTAGTATTCACATTCTTCTTGGTTCTTGCATTCAATCGGATCCATAAGAAAAGAAAGGCAGAATATGATGAGAATCTGGAAAAACTTCTCCTTCTTACCAAACATCCTGAAAAGGCACTTTCTAAATCACTTTCTTCTTTATTAGGAAATCTGTTACTCGCGAAGAAGGCGATGAATACACTTTCTTCCGGTTATATAGGAGGAAAGAAGAAGGACTTCAAACAAGCCTCTAAGATCCTAAAGAACTTAAAGAAAAATTACGAATCTTCCATCTCCGGTTTTTTAAGTCTTGTAGATAGACATTTCGACGAGTCTGATTTCCAGTCCATTCATCCATTCACAAATGCGCTCGGATATATAGATCGTATCACTGAAAATCTTGCAAACATCCACAGAAACACATCCGAAAAGATAGATCGTTTCCAAACTGGTCTCACCAAAGACGAAAGAGAAGATCTAAAAGAACTTCGTAAACTGGCAGAAGATCTTTTTGAACTTTTGGCTCAGTCGGATAAGGTTCCAGGTTTAGTCGAAAAGGCAAGATCTGGCAAAAAAGTAAAAGAACTCTCTGATATCAAAGTCCGTATTTACAAAAATCAAATGAAACGGATCCGAAAAGGAGATAGCAAATTAAAATCCAGCGTAGCTTACTTCCTCGTGATTGAAGAGCTTGTAGATATTAATGAAAACTTATTTGCTCTGGCTGAAGAATTAGTTTGGGTCCTACCTTGGATAGAAACCAAGAAGAAACAGTTTGCAAAAGGTAATTTCGGTCCTTCTAAACTCGAATTCCCTAAATCAAAAACTAAGAAGAAAAAAAAGAAGTAG